In Prosthecochloris sp. GSB1, the following proteins share a genomic window:
- the rplM gene encoding 50S ribosomal protein L13, whose amino-acid sequence MSKTLDFKTYSAKPGEVTRNWYIVDAEGKVLGRLASEIAKVLRGKHKPQFTPHVDTGDFVIVTNAEKVAMSGRKIDQKSYFSHSNYPGGVRIDSVKDVLRKKPEKVIEKAVWGMLPHNNLGRQLFRKLKVYAGSEHPHAAQCPVEMKVN is encoded by the coding sequence ATGAGCAAGACGCTTGATTTCAAAACGTACTCGGCCAAACCCGGTGAAGTGACGCGCAACTGGTATATCGTCGATGCCGAAGGCAAGGTCCTCGGCCGCCTTGCGAGTGAAATCGCCAAGGTGCTGCGCGGCAAGCACAAACCGCAGTTTACGCCGCATGTCGATACTGGTGATTTCGTTATCGTCACCAATGCCGAAAAGGTTGCGATGAGCGGCAGGAAGATAGATCAGAAAAGCTATTTCTCGCACTCGAACTATCCCGGCGGAGTCAGGATCGACAGCGTGAAGGACGTGCTGCGGAAGAAGCCGGAAAAGGTTATCGAAAAAGCAGTATGGGGCATGCTGCCTCATAACAACCTCGGCAGGCAGCTCTTCAGGAAGCTCAAGGTCTATGCCGGGTCCGAGCACCCGCATGCCGCGCAGTGTCCGGTTGAAATGAAAGTTAACTAA
- the der gene encoding ribosome biogenesis GTPase Der — MKPLVALVGRPNVGKSTLFNRILRTKSAITDSTPGVTRDRHILPCEWGGREFMLMDTGGYCLDKDEISNEVREQTLAAVQEADVIIFLVDVRSGLAYLDLDVARLLQKHFRDKPVYFVVNKVESRQHALDAEEFRKTGFAKLYRVSALDGSGVADLLDDVVESFPEAPAQKKGDESVQLAVIGRPNVGKSSFVNALLGANRHIVSNRPGTTRDAIDSRFRRNGREYVLIDTAGLRKRTRIDRGIEFYSSRRTEKAIERCDVALLLLDAGQGLEKQDIKIIEMAAERRKGLLVLVNKWDLVEKDSKTSKEYTERIYAQIGNLSWIPVLYVSALTKKNLFRAIDTAFGISENRKRKISTSELNRFLQQVLATTPPSSKSGKELKIKYVTQIGAYYPVFAFFCNDPQLVQDNYKRFLEKKLRQEFDFTGVPLSMRFMQK; from the coding sequence ATGAAACCTCTCGTGGCACTCGTAGGCCGGCCGAACGTCGGCAAATCGACTCTTTTCAACAGGATACTGCGCACCAAAAGCGCGATCACCGACAGCACCCCCGGAGTGACGAGAGACCGCCATATCCTGCCGTGCGAATGGGGAGGGAGGGAATTCATGCTGATGGACACGGGGGGCTACTGCCTCGACAAGGACGAAATCAGCAACGAAGTCAGGGAACAGACGCTCGCCGCCGTGCAGGAGGCAGACGTCATCATCTTTCTCGTCGACGTCCGTTCAGGCCTGGCCTATCTCGATCTGGACGTGGCGCGGCTGTTGCAGAAACACTTCAGAGACAAGCCCGTCTACTTCGTCGTCAACAAGGTCGAGAGCCGCCAGCACGCGCTCGACGCTGAGGAATTCCGCAAAACGGGCTTTGCCAAACTGTACCGTGTTTCAGCGCTGGACGGAAGCGGCGTGGCCGACCTGCTCGACGACGTGGTCGAGTCCTTCCCTGAAGCACCGGCGCAGAAAAAAGGTGACGAAAGCGTTCAACTCGCCGTCATCGGCAGACCGAACGTCGGCAAATCCAGTTTCGTCAACGCCCTCCTTGGCGCTAACCGCCACATCGTCTCCAACCGGCCCGGAACGACAAGGGACGCCATAGACAGCCGGTTCAGACGCAACGGACGCGAGTATGTGCTGATCGATACCGCCGGGCTCCGCAAAAGGACCAGAATCGACAGGGGCATAGAATTCTACAGCTCCCGCAGGACGGAAAAAGCCATCGAACGCTGCGATGTCGCCCTGCTCCTGCTCGACGCCGGGCAGGGACTCGAGAAACAGGATATCAAGATCATCGAAATGGCGGCCGAACGGCGCAAGGGACTGCTTGTTCTGGTCAACAAATGGGACCTTGTCGAAAAGGACTCGAAAACCAGCAAGGAATACACCGAACGGATTTACGCACAGATCGGCAACCTGTCATGGATTCCCGTGCTCTACGTCTCGGCGCTCACGAAAAAAAATCTCTTCCGGGCGATCGATACGGCTTTCGGGATTTCCGAAAACCGCAAGAGGAAAATCAGCACCAGCGAACTCAACCGCTTTCTCCAGCAGGTGCTCGCCACAACGCCTCCGTCGTCGAAATCCGGCAAGGAGCTGAAAATCAAGTATGTCACCCAGATCGGCGCTTACTACCCCGTGTTCGCCTTCTTCTGCAACGACCCGCAACTCGTGCAGGATAATTACAAACGTTTTCTGGAAAAAAAACTCCGCCAGGAATTCGATTTCACGGGGGTGCCCCTTTCCATGCGTTTCATGCAGAAATAG
- a CDS encoding Mrp/NBP35 family ATP-binding protein: MPEITEARVLEALGNVMEPDLKKDLVSLDMVRDITVDAGNNVSFSVVLTTPACPMKDHIRTACVDAVRERIPEAAGITVNLPSKVTSGAAHDHHGGKNIRLDNVRNVVAVASGKGGVGKSTAAVNIAVSLAAAGARVGLIDADLYGPSIPTMFGLENARPEIRDKKIVPLEKYGVKLMSIGFLIEPDNPVIWRGPMASTAIRQFITDVDWGELDYLIFDLPPGTGDIQLTLVQTLPVTGAVIVTTPQDVALADVSKAVGMFRKVNVPLLGLLENMSYYLLPDGSKDYIFGKSGGEKFARAQCIPLLGSIPVGGAIREGGDSGSPVVAAHPGSETAKAFSSAAGEIARQVSIRNAALPDDGCGCAQGAGGGCGCH, translated from the coding sequence ATGCCAGAGATCACTGAAGCCCGGGTGCTCGAAGCGCTCGGCAACGTCATGGAACCGGACCTGAAAAAAGATCTGGTGTCACTCGACATGGTAAGAGATATAACCGTGGACGCCGGGAACAACGTCAGTTTCAGTGTCGTGCTCACGACGCCGGCGTGCCCGATGAAGGACCATATCAGAACCGCCTGCGTCGACGCCGTCCGCGAACGGATCCCCGAAGCGGCCGGAATAACGGTCAATCTCCCCTCGAAAGTCACTTCCGGAGCCGCCCATGATCATCACGGCGGCAAAAACATCCGGCTGGACAACGTCCGCAACGTCGTCGCCGTCGCATCGGGCAAGGGAGGCGTCGGCAAATCCACCGCGGCCGTCAACATCGCGGTCAGCCTCGCCGCTGCGGGCGCCAGGGTCGGCCTAATCGACGCCGACCTGTACGGACCGAGCATTCCGACCATGTTCGGCCTTGAAAACGCCCGCCCTGAAATCAGGGACAAGAAAATCGTCCCCCTCGAGAAATACGGCGTCAAGCTGATGTCCATAGGTTTTCTCATCGAACCCGACAATCCGGTGATCTGGAGAGGACCGATGGCGTCCACGGCCATCCGCCAGTTCATCACCGACGTCGACTGGGGCGAACTCGACTACCTGATCTTCGACCTGCCTCCGGGAACCGGGGACATCCAGCTCACCCTCGTCCAGACGCTTCCGGTAACCGGTGCGGTCATCGTCACGACGCCGCAGGATGTCGCTCTCGCCGATGTCTCGAAAGCGGTCGGCATGTTCAGAAAGGTCAACGTACCGCTCCTCGGACTGCTGGAAAACATGAGCTACTACCTGCTGCCCGACGGATCGAAGGACTACATCTTCGGCAAAAGCGGCGGCGAGAAATTCGCCAGGGCGCAGTGCATACCGCTGCTCGGCTCCATCCCCGTGGGCGGCGCCATTCGGGAGGGCGGTGACAGCGGCAGCCCCGTCGTCGCGGCGCACCCCGGCAGCGAGACCGCAAAGGCATTTTCCAGTGCAGCAGGCGAAATCGCCAGACAGGTTTCGATCCGCAATGCGGCCCTGCCGGACGACGGGTGCGGCTGCGCCCAAGGAGCGGGAGGGGGATGCGGTTGCCATTGA
- a CDS encoding NifU family protein, translating to MSTVKDYLPDTDPLYDKVINALEDVRPYLQADGGDCQLVGITKDMVVDVKLLGACGSCPMSTLTLRAGVEQAIKKAIPDIARVESV from the coding sequence ATGAGTACTGTCAAAGACTACCTGCCGGATACGGACCCTCTCTATGACAAGGTCATCAACGCTCTTGAGGACGTGCGTCCCTATCTCCAGGCCGACGGCGGCGACTGCCAGCTCGTGGGCATTACGAAAGACATGGTTGTCGACGTGAAGCTGCTGGGAGCCTGCGGATCATGTCCGATGAGCACGCTCACACTTCGCGCCGGTGTCGAACAGGCGATCAAGAAGGCGATTCCCGATATCGCTCGCGTCGAGTCGGTGTAA
- a CDS encoding DNA translocase FtsK, which produces MKRKNLKKEIPGTVLGVMAFLYIGALLFYSPADKDVLASLRWYEFFGRNAMEAAGGLHNPFGIFGARLAELFISSFLGYVSILPGFAILYWGWSLIRLESLKPPLLFTLYSVLMALVMATMFGLTAAPFADSMAGAVGRMLASFLSTVIGFTGAWIFLAVTAVAATLFAGRGFVDDAGEAVRLAWRFLSGLLGRFASFAAGLSRGRKSRKQQEDAPGTDDGGHHSFAEAQETPPVSSPQVSPTPVLFDEPLPVQQSVEADERRDEDGEPEITIREGVHEKEADLDKRKLKVKTRDRVPYRFPSVDLLQRTRDEDEYVDQALLEDSKNRLLEKLRIYKVEVVRISATVGPRVTLFELELAPDVKVSKVTSLENDLAMAMAARGIRIIAPIPGKNAVGVEIPHGKPRTVWMRSVLQVEKFKNNRMTLPVVLGKTISNEVYLDDLSSMPHLLIAGATGAGKSVGINVMLTSLLYACSPDKVKFVLIDPKRVELFNYQNLKNHFLVKFHGLEEQIVTDPAKSVYALRSVEKEMELRYEKLEHAGVRNIADFNRKQPEEAMPYLVVVVDELADLMITAGRDVEEPITRLAQLSRAVGIHLIVATQRPSVDIITGVIKANFPARIAFQVASKVDSRTILDASGAEQLLGNGDMLYQPASQPKPERIQCPYISSAEVDAITSFIGAQDSLKNFYYLPQPENRERGNGFSAAVGAQDRDGRDPMFEDAAHLVVMHQQGSVSLLQRRLKLGFSRAARIMDQLELSGIVGPADGSKAREVLVESHDALELLLRNLDKEEI; this is translated from the coding sequence ATGAAAAGGAAAAATCTCAAGAAGGAAATTCCGGGGACGGTTCTCGGCGTCATGGCTTTTCTGTATATCGGCGCGCTGCTGTTTTACAGCCCGGCCGACAAGGACGTTCTCGCATCGCTCAGATGGTACGAGTTTTTCGGCCGTAACGCAATGGAAGCCGCCGGCGGCCTCCACAACCCTTTCGGCATTTTCGGAGCCCGTCTCGCCGAGCTGTTTATTTCCTCCTTTCTCGGCTATGTTTCCATTCTTCCCGGTTTCGCCATCCTGTACTGGGGATGGTCCCTGATCCGGCTCGAAAGCCTCAAGCCTCCGTTGCTCTTTACGCTTTATTCCGTGCTGATGGCGCTCGTCATGGCGACGATGTTCGGGCTGACCGCGGCGCCTTTCGCCGACAGCATGGCCGGTGCGGTTGGCAGAATGCTCGCATCGTTTCTCTCGACGGTGATCGGTTTTACCGGAGCGTGGATTTTTCTCGCGGTCACCGCCGTCGCGGCCACCCTTTTCGCCGGAAGGGGGTTTGTCGACGACGCCGGGGAAGCGGTCCGTTTGGCGTGGCGCTTTCTTTCAGGGCTTTTAGGCCGTTTCGCATCGTTCGCGGCCGGATTGTCTCGCGGTCGCAAAAGCCGGAAACAGCAGGAGGACGCGCCCGGGACCGACGACGGAGGACACCATTCTTTCGCGGAGGCCCAGGAGACGCCGCCGGTATCATCGCCGCAAGTATCGCCGACGCCCGTTCTCTTTGACGAACCCCTTCCCGTTCAGCAATCCGTCGAGGCGGACGAGCGACGGGACGAAGACGGCGAGCCCGAAATAACCATTCGGGAGGGCGTTCATGAAAAAGAGGCGGATCTCGACAAGCGCAAGCTCAAGGTCAAAACCCGCGACAGGGTGCCCTACCGTTTCCCCTCGGTCGATCTCCTGCAGAGGACCCGTGACGAAGACGAATACGTGGATCAGGCGCTTCTCGAGGACAGCAAGAACCGTCTGCTCGAAAAACTTCGTATCTACAAGGTAGAGGTCGTGAGGATATCGGCCACGGTCGGACCGAGGGTAACCCTTTTCGAGCTGGAACTCGCGCCCGATGTCAAGGTGAGCAAGGTTACGTCGCTGGAAAACGATCTCGCAATGGCCATGGCGGCACGCGGTATACGTATTATAGCGCCGATTCCAGGCAAGAACGCCGTCGGCGTGGAAATTCCCCACGGCAAGCCTCGGACCGTCTGGATGCGCTCCGTTCTGCAGGTCGAAAAGTTCAAGAACAACCGCATGACCCTGCCGGTCGTTCTCGGCAAGACCATTTCCAACGAGGTCTATCTCGACGATCTGTCGTCCATGCCCCACCTCCTTATCGCCGGAGCGACGGGCGCGGGGAAGTCCGTGGGCATCAACGTCATGCTGACGAGCCTCCTTTACGCATGCAGTCCCGACAAGGTCAAGTTCGTGCTGATCGACCCCAAGCGTGTCGAGCTGTTCAATTACCAGAATCTGAAAAACCATTTTCTGGTCAAGTTCCACGGGCTCGAAGAGCAGATCGTCACCGATCCCGCCAAGTCCGTCTACGCCCTTCGGTCCGTCGAAAAGGAGATGGAGCTTCGATACGAAAAACTCGAACATGCCGGGGTCCGCAATATAGCCGATTTCAACCGCAAACAGCCTGAGGAGGCGATGCCTTATCTCGTCGTCGTGGTGGACGAACTCGCGGACCTGATGATCACCGCGGGGCGGGATGTCGAGGAACCCATCACCAGACTCGCCCAGCTTTCGCGAGCCGTGGGCATCCACCTGATCGTGGCCACTCAGCGTCCCTCCGTCGATATCATCACCGGCGTTATCAAGGCGAACTTCCCGGCAAGGATCGCCTTTCAGGTGGCGAGCAAAGTCGATTCGAGAACGATCCTCGACGCCTCGGGGGCGGAACAGCTTCTCGGCAACGGCGACATGCTCTACCAGCCGGCGTCCCAACCCAAGCCGGAGCGAATACAGTGCCCCTATATTTCTTCGGCAGAGGTCGATGCGATAACGTCGTTCATCGGCGCGCAGGACAGCCTGAAAAACTTCTATTACCTGCCGCAGCCGGAGAACCGTGAAAGAGGTAACGGTTTTTCCGCCGCCGTCGGCGCGCAGGACAGGGACGGCAGGGATCCCATGTTCGAGGACGCAGCCCATCTCGTGGTCATGCACCAGCAGGGAAGCGTTTCGCTTCTCCAGAGGCGCCTCAAGCTTGGTTTCAGCAGGGCGGCCCGTATTATGGATCAGCTCGAACTTTCCGGCATCGTCGGCCCGGCCGACGGCAGCAAGGCGCGTGAAGTTCTTGTCGAAAGCCACGATGCGCTGGAGCTGCTGCTGCGGAACCTGGACAAGGAGGAAATCTGA
- the gcvT gene encoding glycine cleavage system aminomethyltransferase GcvT, whose amino-acid sequence MKKTPLFSWHEAAGAKIIDFGGYLMPVQYNGIIAEHRCVRSAAGLFDVSHMGTFFVRGAGAVDFLQHMTTNDAAGLRDGQAQYTLMLYPDGGIVDDLIIYRIAEDTWFMIVNAANMEKDFEWLSRHAGSFAGVTLENRSGRQSLVALQGPKSIGILERVFPAEAWRELEPFHFRKVEFDGGEVFVAATGYTGERGVEISVSSESVEKLWKTFVAEGESSGLQPIGLGARDTLRLEMGYPLYGHEIDSGTNPLESRLKWVTRLDKPDFIGRDACLAVERVPRKTVAGFVMEERAIPRQGCLLFDSDGEEVGTVCSGTMSPMLQQPVGTARVLRSVMKPGTPLFLEVRGGRYRGRVVKLPFVTRS is encoded by the coding sequence ATGAAAAAGACTCCCTTGTTTTCCTGGCACGAGGCAGCCGGGGCAAAAATCATCGATTTCGGCGGTTACCTCATGCCGGTGCAGTACAACGGAATCATCGCGGAACATCGTTGCGTCCGTTCGGCCGCCGGGCTTTTCGACGTTTCCCACATGGGAACGTTTTTCGTGCGAGGGGCCGGGGCCGTCGACTTTCTTCAGCATATGACCACGAACGATGCCGCGGGGTTGCGTGACGGCCAGGCGCAGTACACCCTCATGCTTTATCCCGACGGCGGAATAGTCGACGACCTCATTATCTACAGGATCGCTGAGGATACCTGGTTCATGATCGTCAATGCCGCCAACATGGAAAAGGATTTCGAATGGCTGTCCCGCCATGCGGGCTCCTTCGCCGGAGTGACGCTGGAAAACCGTTCGGGCCGGCAATCGCTTGTCGCACTCCAGGGGCCGAAGTCAATCGGGATTCTGGAGCGGGTTTTTCCTGCGGAGGCATGGAGGGAGCTCGAGCCGTTCCATTTCCGCAAGGTGGAATTCGACGGCGGCGAGGTTTTCGTTGCCGCTACCGGTTATACCGGTGAACGTGGCGTCGAGATTTCGGTGTCGAGCGAATCGGTCGAGAAGCTCTGGAAAACCTTCGTTGCCGAAGGCGAGTCGTCTGGTCTTCAGCCCATAGGGCTCGGAGCGCGCGACACGCTCCGGCTTGAAATGGGTTACCCGCTCTACGGCCATGAAATAGACAGCGGCACGAATCCCCTCGAATCGCGCCTCAAATGGGTGACCCGGCTGGACAAGCCGGACTTCATAGGCAGGGACGCCTGTCTGGCGGTGGAACGCGTTCCCCGGAAGACCGTCGCGGGTTTCGTGATGGAGGAACGGGCGATTCCCCGTCAGGGCTGTTTACTGTTCGACAGCGACGGCGAGGAGGTCGGTACCGTATGCAGCGGAACCATGTCGCCCATGCTTCAGCAGCCTGTAGGAACGGCGCGTGTTCTCAGAAGCGTCATGAAACCGGGAACGCCGCTTTTTCTCGAGGTCAGGGGAGGACGGTACCGGGGCAGAGTCGTCAAGCTGCCTTTCGTGACCCGCTCCTGA
- a CDS encoding tetratricopeptide repeat protein, producing MMYCKRLLTLFFLVAFFGITACGPDARELNTTGIEKLKSEDFDGALEDFNKAIEKDSGFAEAYFNRGLIFGNRGELQEALADFDKAIELDSAYTEAYYNRGFIHSYFEEYKKSRRDFDKIIELNPVDAEAYVNRALIRSRLGDKVGKIADLRQAARLGDPAARNWLKENGMDWEAGQ from the coding sequence ATGATGTATTGTAAAAGACTCCTCACCCTGTTTTTTCTTGTCGCGTTTTTCGGGATTACGGCGTGCGGTCCGGATGCAAGGGAACTCAATACGACAGGAATCGAAAAACTGAAAAGCGAGGATTTCGACGGCGCGCTGGAGGATTTCAACAAAGCCATCGAGAAAGATTCCGGTTTTGCCGAAGCGTATTTCAACAGGGGGCTGATTTTCGGCAACAGGGGCGAACTCCAGGAGGCCCTGGCCGATTTCGACAAGGCGATAGAACTCGATTCCGCTTATACAGAGGCATACTACAACAGGGGATTTATTCACAGCTATTTCGAGGAGTACAAAAAATCGAGGCGGGATTTCGACAAGATCATCGAGTTGAACCCGGTTGATGCCGAAGCTTATGTCAATCGCGCGCTCATCCGCTCGAGACTCGGCGACAAGGTCGGCAAGATCGCCGATCTCAGGCAGGCGGCCAGGCTCGGCGACCCCGCGGCCCGGAACTGGCTGAAGGAAAACGGCATGGATTGGGAGGCCGGGCAGTAG
- a CDS encoding TPM domain-containing protein — protein MNGLVEKFLSAEERSAVEESIRAAEKRTSGEIVVMVVPSSHHYPLANVLGGALFGLMVAVLVCLVAGVDSMWYFLGFFLPFFALGNEAIRRSYTLKRLFVRSSDMAEEVEEAAVSSFYSKEVYDTEGHNGVLIYISLFEHRAWVLADKGLHAKVDPAAWREVADLIVDGIRAKTQAETLCRAINRCGDMLARHFPPQQGGRNELDDTLIMGNR, from the coding sequence ATGAACGGTCTGGTTGAAAAATTTCTTTCCGCGGAAGAGCGCTCGGCTGTCGAGGAGAGCATTCGCGCCGCCGAAAAGCGGACGTCCGGTGAAATCGTCGTGATGGTGGTGCCGTCGAGCCATCACTATCCTCTCGCCAACGTGCTGGGCGGGGCGCTGTTCGGCCTGATGGTCGCGGTGCTCGTTTGTCTGGTTGCCGGAGTGGATTCGATGTGGTATTTTCTGGGATTTTTTCTGCCCTTTTTCGCGTTGGGCAATGAGGCGATAAGAAGGAGCTATACTCTCAAAAGGCTTTTTGTCCGGTCTTCCGATATGGCGGAAGAGGTAGAGGAGGCGGCGGTTTCCTCTTTTTACAGCAAAGAGGTCTACGACACAGAGGGGCATAACGGCGTGCTGATCTACATTTCGCTTTTCGAGCACCGTGCATGGGTGCTCGCGGACAAGGGGCTGCATGCGAAGGTTGACCCGGCGGCGTGGAGGGAGGTAGCCGACCTGATCGTCGACGGTATCAGGGCGAAAACGCAGGCGGAAACCCTTTGCCGGGCAATCAATCGTTGCGGCGACATGCTTGCCCGTCATTTTCCTCCGCAACAGGGAGGCCGTAACGAGCTGGACGATACCCTTATCATGGGAAACCGTTAA
- a CDS encoding TPM domain-containing protein: MKILKRPAKFFFGVLLTLAAVTSLFPSSSRAIDVPALSGRINDYAAMISPEMERVLDERLAVLEKAESTQIAVLTVSSLDGEPIEDFSIRVVDAWGLGRKDSDNGALLLVAAREGKVRIEVGYGLEGRLTDLTAGRIVDNAIVPLFASGRFDEGFLEGIDLMIAAVKGEYSAPRKNEAPVSGALLSAIILALLIIYFYSQIPRGGGGGRGSGPVIFTGGPGGGFYGGARGGSFGGGGFSGGGGGFGGGGASGSW, from the coding sequence GTGAAGATCCTGAAAAGACCCGCGAAGTTTTTCTTCGGCGTACTGCTGACGCTTGCCGCCGTTACATCCCTGTTCCCGTCATCGTCGCGCGCGATTGACGTGCCGGCTCTGTCGGGAAGGATAAACGACTACGCGGCCATGATCTCTCCTGAAATGGAGAGGGTGCTCGACGAACGGCTTGCGGTTCTCGAAAAGGCCGAATCGACACAGATCGCGGTTCTTACGGTTTCGTCACTCGACGGCGAACCGATTGAGGATTTTTCCATCCGTGTGGTAGATGCCTGGGGTCTGGGGCGAAAGGATTCCGACAACGGAGCCCTGCTGCTCGTCGCCGCCAGGGAAGGAAAGGTGAGAATAGAGGTCGGTTACGGACTTGAAGGCAGGTTGACCGACCTGACAGCGGGACGCATTGTCGACAATGCGATCGTTCCGCTGTTCGCGAGCGGGAGGTTCGACGAGGGGTTTCTGGAGGGGATCGATCTGATGATCGCCGCGGTCAAGGGTGAATACTCTGCGCCGAGGAAAAACGAGGCTCCCGTTTCAGGTGCACTGCTTTCGGCGATCATTCTGGCGCTGCTGATTATCTATTTCTACAGCCAAATTCCAAGGGGCGGCGGCGGCGGCCGGGGTTCTGGTCCGGTCATTTTTACGGGGGGACCGGGAGGCGGTTTTTACGGGGGAGCCCGAGGCGGAAGTTTCGGCGGCGGCGGTTTCAGTGGAGGCGGCGGCGGTTTCGGCGGTGGAGGAGCTTCGGGGAGCTGGTGA
- a CDS encoding LemA family protein, with product MKTVLFRIFAVFFLAGSLSGCGYNVIQQNDEAANKAWGDLESQLQRRSDLVPNLVSTVKGAADFEQETLTKVVEARSKASSVQLTPEMLSDPEAMARFQSAQGELSSMLSRLLVVVERYPELKANQNFRDLQNQLEGTENRISVARQRYNAAVETFNFSIRMFPNSLTNGMLLHLKPKEYFKADASAREVPAVAF from the coding sequence ATGAAGACCGTTCTATTCAGAATTTTCGCCGTTTTCTTTCTGGCGGGCTCATTGAGCGGCTGCGGCTATAACGTCATACAGCAGAACGACGAGGCGGCGAACAAGGCCTGGGGAGATCTCGAATCGCAGTTGCAGCGACGATCGGATCTCGTGCCGAATCTGGTTTCGACCGTGAAGGGCGCCGCGGATTTCGAGCAGGAAACCCTCACGAAGGTGGTCGAGGCTCGATCGAAAGCCTCGTCGGTACAGCTCACTCCGGAGATGCTCAGCGACCCCGAGGCCATGGCCCGCTTCCAGAGCGCGCAGGGGGAGCTTTCCTCGATGCTTTCACGTCTTCTGGTGGTCGTGGAGCGCTATCCGGAACTGAAGGCCAACCAGAATTTCAGGGATCTCCAGAATCAGCTCGAAGGTACCGAGAATCGTATCAGCGTGGCGCGACAGCGCTACAATGCGGCCGTTGAAACATTCAACTTTTCCATCAGGATGTTCCCCAACTCCCTGACCAACGGTATGCTGCTGCATCTGAAACCCAAGGAATATTTCAAGGCGGACGCGTCGGCCAGGGAGGTTCCCGCAGTTGCGTTTTGA
- the traF gene encoding conjugal transfer protein TraF yields MKPLAIRKKISSRHAKTIALLRSLLLLPTLSFFVTSRADASFSFRGADARIEAMGGAGVALNGAPFGIVYNPAAGGGGKRGAAGIAYSVPFGEASLETFHAAIVKNHLPFDRDACAALSYQRHGYEPYRETAVRASYSKAVTGPLRAGVTAGLLERDAGKTSSSAFGLDLGFLAVISDSFSIGGAAFNLNSPEIGESGETVTAITFAGAAYRPADGVLLTAAVENRENSDARLHSGGEVLLLRDVALRAGFTTNPETVTGGVGFTTGDLTGDIAVVRHPDLGAGAWYAMSVTF; encoded by the coding sequence ATGAAACCGTTGGCAATCCGCAAAAAAATATCATCTCGTCATGCGAAAACCATCGCCCTTCTCCGCTCACTCCTTCTCCTGCCGACATTGTCGTTTTTCGTGACCTCCCGGGCCGACGCGAGTTTCAGCTTCAGGGGGGCGGACGCCCGAATAGAGGCAATGGGCGGCGCGGGAGTCGCCCTGAACGGCGCGCCTTTCGGGATAGTCTACAATCCCGCCGCCGGAGGCGGGGGAAAAAGAGGCGCGGCAGGCATCGCCTATTCGGTGCCGTTCGGCGAAGCCTCCCTCGAGACCTTTCACGCGGCGATCGTGAAAAACCACCTGCCGTTCGACAGGGACGCATGCGCCGCGCTTTCCTACCAGAGGCACGGATACGAACCATACAGGGAAACGGCCGTGCGCGCCAGCTACTCGAAAGCGGTCACGGGTCCGCTCCGGGCAGGGGTTACCGCCGGACTGCTGGAAAGGGATGCAGGCAAAACCTCCTCTTCAGCATTCGGGCTGGATCTGGGTTTTCTGGCCGTTATTTCCGATTCCTTTTCGATCGGCGGGGCGGCCTTCAACCTGAACAGCCCGGAAATCGGCGAAAGCGGGGAAACCGTCACGGCGATCACCTTTGCGGGAGCCGCGTACAGGCCTGCCGACGGCGTGCTTCTGACCGCGGCTGTCGAAAACAGGGAAAACAGCGACGCTCGGCTGCATTCGGGAGGTGAAGTGCTGCTGCTGCGGGATGTCGCACTCAGGGCGGGCTTTACCACGAACCCCGAAACGGTTACAGGAGGCGTAGGGTTCACGACAGGCGACCTGACAGGAGACATCGCCGTCGTGCGTCATCCCGACCTGGGTGCGGGAGCGTGGTACGCCATGAGCGTAACGTTCTGA